One [Clostridium] saccharolyticum WM1 DNA segment encodes these proteins:
- a CDS encoding TVP38/TMEM64 family protein, which translates to MNHKRLWVFAGITLVILCLNHIFGWSSYLSNMNNLAFLKQAVEDNLPFAIGIYMLLTIAGCAFLALPGVTFAIFAGLLFGPVLGTVCCSAATTIGAALAFAAGRYFLKDTIRPMVIKNKYLKKWLFGNSGKNQLFVLIMTRLVPVFPYNLQNFAYGITDIKFSTYMIGSLVFMLPGTAMYTVGTAGLADKENRMLYMGIAAVLAVGVMGIGIFLKKRYIQEERNER; encoded by the coding sequence ATGAATCATAAAAGGTTGTGGGTATTTGCGGGGATCACCCTTGTGATTCTCTGCCTGAATCATATATTTGGCTGGTCTTCCTATCTCAGCAATATGAATAATTTGGCTTTTTTAAAGCAGGCGGTAGAGGATAATCTTCCTTTTGCCATTGGAATCTATATGCTTCTTACCATAGCAGGCTGTGCCTTTCTGGCCCTTCCTGGGGTTACATTTGCAATTTTTGCCGGTCTTTTGTTCGGGCCTGTACTGGGGACGGTATGCTGTTCTGCGGCGACCACAATAGGGGCGGCCCTTGCATTTGCAGCAGGACGATACTTCTTAAAAGACACTATCCGGCCAATGGTTATAAAGAATAAATATCTGAAAAAGTGGTTGTTCGGCAATTCAGGGAAAAACCAATTATTTGTTCTCATCATGACCAGGCTTGTTCCTGTATTTCCCTATAATCTTCAGAACTTTGCCTATGGAATCACAGATATTAAATTCAGCACCTACATGATAGGTTCTCTGGTTTTCATGCTTCCTGGAACAGCCATGTACACGGTTGGAACAGCAGGGCTTGCGGATAAAGAAAACCGTATGCTGTATATGGGGATTGCGGCGGTTCTGGCGGTTGGGGTTATGGGAATCGGGATATTCTTAAAGAAGAGATACATACAGGAGGAACGGAATGAAAGATAA
- a CDS encoding (Fe-S)-binding protein, translated as MKDKERIIDPDACVHCHLCRQHCLFLEKYKLDIGDKEKLEELSYHCFLCGKCSEVCPKGIDGREIILNMRKEQVKRNDGQLREKGYGLLVREKQNYLFQNYRNGTKKSVLFPGCNFPAFYPETTGYLMELFRDKAGAGTVFDCCGKPIAELGMEKKEEMILEQLERKLEEHGVEEVITLCPNCYSYLKPRLKGKVVGIYEKLRDLGIGRAIEKKITIFPPCPDRENKELLGTIQVFLKEEPDIISHVQCCGLGGCAGSKEKDLAKQMIRRIGPEKGETVYTYCASCSGNFVRKGYGDTKHILLELLERNEEPDTGGSMVNRIKLKYRRE; from the coding sequence ATGAAAGATAAGGAGAGAATCATAGATCCGGATGCATGCGTTCATTGCCATCTATGCAGGCAGCACTGTCTCTTTCTGGAAAAATATAAATTGGATATCGGAGATAAGGAAAAGCTGGAGGAACTATCTTACCATTGTTTTTTATGCGGTAAATGTTCTGAGGTCTGTCCTAAGGGGATTGACGGAAGAGAAATTATTTTAAATATGCGTAAGGAGCAGGTGAAACGCAATGACGGACAGCTCCGTGAAAAAGGCTATGGATTGCTTGTGAGGGAAAAACAGAACTATTTATTTCAGAATTACAGAAATGGAACGAAGAAAAGCGTACTTTTTCCTGGCTGTAATTTTCCGGCTTTTTATCCTGAAACAACGGGGTATCTGATGGAACTGTTCCGGGACAAAGCTGGTGCCGGAACCGTATTTGACTGCTGCGGAAAGCCTATTGCAGAGCTGGGAATGGAGAAAAAGGAAGAAATGATCCTGGAACAGCTGGAGAGAAAGCTGGAGGAACATGGTGTGGAGGAAGTGATTACCCTCTGTCCCAACTGCTATTCTTATTTAAAGCCCCGCCTGAAAGGAAAGGTAGTGGGCATATATGAGAAACTCCGGGATCTGGGGATCGGCAGGGCGATAGAAAAAAAGATAACGATATTTCCTCCTTGCCCTGACAGGGAGAACAAGGAGCTCCTTGGCACCATACAGGTGTTTTTAAAGGAAGAACCTGATATTATCTCCCATGTGCAGTGCTGCGGGCTTGGAGGCTGTGCAGGGAGCAAAGAAAAGGACCTGGCAAAACAGATGATCCGTAGGATCGGACCGGAGAAAGGGGAAACTGTTTATACTTACTGTGCATCTTGTTCGGGGAATTTTGTAAGAAAGGGATATGGGGATACGAAACATATTCTGCTAGAACTATTAGAGAGAAACGAGGAGCCGGACACAGGCGGGTCTATGGTAAACCGCATAAAACTGAAATACCGGAGAGAATAA
- a CDS encoding TVP38/TMEM64 family protein, with translation MAEKNRWIKKFVLIFGFGAAAAGYYGIPSVRETMNLVVKMFASGDFGIVKDFIASWGAYAAVISFGLMIFQSIAAPLPAFLITFANANLFGWWQGAILSWTSAMAGAALCFLIARVLGRDAAEKLTSKTGLRQVDAFFEKYGKSTVLVCRLLPFVSFDLVSYGAGLTSMSFGSFFIATGIGQLPATIVYSYVGGMLTGGAKLFVTGLMMLFALSALIVMARKIYAEKQMKKGERQE, from the coding sequence ATGGCTGAAAAAAATAGATGGATTAAAAAATTTGTGTTGATCTTTGGGTTTGGGGCTGCGGCTGCAGGTTATTATGGGATACCGTCAGTAAGAGAAACCATGAATCTGGTTGTTAAAATGTTTGCAAGCGGCGATTTTGGGATAGTGAAGGATTTTATAGCATCCTGGGGGGCATATGCGGCAGTTATATCCTTTGGACTTATGATCTTCCAGTCAATCGCAGCTCCTCTGCCTGCCTTTCTCATTACCTTTGCAAATGCCAACCTGTTCGGCTGGTGGCAGGGAGCCATACTCTCATGGACCAGTGCCATGGCGGGAGCGGCGCTGTGTTTTTTAATTGCAAGAGTTTTAGGCAGGGATGCAGCAGAAAAGCTAACAAGCAAGACGGGTCTGAGGCAAGTGGATGCTTTCTTTGAAAAGTATGGAAAAAGCACGGTTTTGGTATGCCGCTTATTGCCTTTTGTATCCTTTGACCTTGTCAGCTATGGGGCGGGACTTACTTCCATGTCCTTTGGCTCTTTCTTTATTGCAACCGGAATCGGACAGCTTCCTGCAACCATTGTTTATTCCTATGTGGGAGGTATGCTCACAGGAGGCGCAAAATTATTTGTCACAGGACTTATGATGCTGTTTGCGTTGTCAGCGCTGATTGTTATGGCAAGAAAAATATATGCGGAAAAACAAATGAAAAAAGGAGAAAGGCAAGAATGA
- a CDS encoding C-GCAxxG-C-C family protein, translating into MSTFKNQPISYEEIRELFLQGIDCSQVVAGAFAKESGVDQKLLRKISACFGGGMHCGETCGAVTGALMVIGMKYGHSEEGDTRQKQVMMEKTGEFKRLFREQYPSCICRDLLGHDISEKEELDKVMEKGLLLQLCPRIVEDTIKILGKIG; encoded by the coding sequence ATGAGTACTTTCAAAAATCAACCGATCTCTTACGAAGAGATCCGGGAATTATTTCTCCAGGGAATTGACTGCTCCCAGGTGGTGGCAGGGGCATTTGCGAAGGAATCAGGGGTGGATCAGAAGCTGCTTCGGAAGATATCCGCCTGCTTTGGAGGGGGGATGCATTGCGGGGAAACATGCGGCGCTGTCACAGGGGCCTTGATGGTGATCGGAATGAAGTACGGTCACAGTGAAGAAGGAGATACCAGACAGAAGCAGGTGATGATGGAGAAAACCGGGGAATTTAAGAGGCTGTTCAGGGAGCAATATCCATCCTGCATCTGCCGTGATCTGCTGGGGCATGATATTTCCGAAAAAGAAGAACTGGATAAGGTGATGGAGAAAGGACTGCTTCTGCAGCTTTGTCCCAGGATCGTGGAAGATACAATAAAAATTTTAGGAAAGATAGGATAG
- a CDS encoding TIGR04283 family arsenosugar biosynthesis glycosyltransferase: MKQAIIIFTRAPMPGRTKTRMMPCLTPKQCETLHICFLKDIGKECEKCRADRFICHTPDGDRPKNHLEKILGKQKEYFPQRGEHLGERMFRALEEVFEKGYEKCVLIGTDVPELRSRDLRKAFEVLNTQDVVFGKTYDGGYYLVGMKKPCREVFEIDQYGHESVLEDTIKTLSRSGITVGYTKKHWDMDTPWDLKEYRKRLRANKVLKQTETGRYAAGIAPISIIIPIYNEEKGIVKFQEQLKELRGKCEILFVDGGSTDHTLDFIEPGYSVIHSEKGRGKQMNAGAKASSGDILFFLHCDSQLPPKPLAEIRRVMRDYQAGCFGIAFHSPNVFMFTCRVISNHRIKDRKIMFGDQGIFVDRDLFFEAGMFPEIPIMEDYQFSLTLKEKRVKLGMAGKRIYTSDRRFPKGTIPKLRLMWTMNRLRTMYRNGVPAERISEMYRDIR, from the coding sequence ATGAAACAGGCGATTATTATATTTACAAGAGCGCCCATGCCGGGAAGGACCAAAACCAGGATGATGCCATGTCTTACTCCAAAACAATGTGAAACACTGCACATTTGCTTTTTGAAGGACATTGGAAAAGAATGTGAAAAATGCCGGGCAGATCGATTCATCTGCCATACCCCGGATGGTGACAGGCCCAAAAATCATCTGGAGAAAATTCTGGGAAAGCAGAAAGAATACTTTCCCCAGCGGGGAGAACATTTGGGAGAGCGGATGTTCCGGGCTTTGGAAGAGGTATTCGAAAAAGGATATGAGAAATGTGTTCTCATCGGAACCGATGTGCCGGAGCTGCGTTCCCGTGATCTTAGGAAGGCATTTGAAGTACTTAACACTCAGGATGTGGTGTTCGGAAAGACGTATGACGGAGGATATTATCTGGTAGGGATGAAGAAGCCCTGCCGGGAAGTATTTGAAATTGACCAATATGGACATGAATCGGTTCTTGAGGATACCATAAAGACCCTTTCCCGGTCTGGCATTACGGTGGGATATACGAAGAAGCACTGGGACATGGATACTCCCTGGGATTTAAAAGAGTACCGGAAGCGGTTACGTGCAAACAAAGTGCTGAAGCAGACGGAAACCGGGCGTTATGCTGCAGGAATCGCCCCAATTTCAATAATTATCCCAATATATAATGAGGAAAAAGGAATTGTAAAGTTTCAGGAGCAGTTAAAAGAGCTGAGGGGGAAATGTGAAATATTGTTTGTGGATGGTGGGAGTACTGACCATACACTGGATTTTATTGAGCCAGGGTATTCTGTGATTCATAGTGAAAAAGGAAGAGGTAAGCAGATGAATGCAGGAGCAAAAGCAAGCAGCGGGGATATTTTGTTTTTTCTCCACTGCGACAGCCAGCTTCCTCCAAAGCCTTTGGCAGAGATCAGAAGGGTGATGAGAGATTATCAGGCCGGCTGCTTTGGAATCGCATTCCACTCCCCCAATGTTTTTATGTTTACATGCAGGGTGATTTCCAATCACAGAATAAAAGACCGGAAGATCATGTTTGGGGATCAGGGGATTTTTGTGGACCGGGACCTGTTTTTTGAAGCCGGAATGTTTCCTGAGATTCCCATTATGGAGGATTATCAGTTCTCTCTGACATTAAAGGAAAAGCGGGTGAAGCTTGGAATGGCAGGGAAAAGAATCTATACATCGGACAGGCGATTTCCCAAGGGGACCATACCAAAGCTGAGGCTTATGTGGACCATGAACCGTCTTCGGACCATGTACCGGAATGGGGTCCCCGCAGAAAGGATCTCGGAAATGTACCGGGATATCAGATAG
- a CDS encoding aminoglycoside phosphotransferase family protein, with product MDQIQGFEAYIKWRGYRESLGLPAAVTEEYRMLAQGEYNRNYLFLHPVTNKRLILRINFGSQMHLEDQIEYEFRALELLKNSGRTPRPMFVDGSMEKIPYGVMVMEYLPGHALDYKKELLYAADCLADIHAIPVARDFPLVAPDHPLKAILEECEEMFRTYEESSLGDEGKKRKIRRLLNRGWDRADILPKPAYRCCINTELNSTNFLINGEGNGNYLIDWEKPIYGDPAQDLGHFLAPTTTFWKTDVILEREQMELFLDAYIKKTAGRFDIEDLKERTRAYLPITCLRGITWCAMAWVQYKQPDKPIINESTVQKLEAYLSHGFLDKIAGFVG from the coding sequence ATGGATCAGATACAGGGATTTGAAGCTTATATCAAATGGAGGGGATACCGGGAAAGTCTGGGGCTTCCAGCGGCGGTAACGGAAGAGTACCGGATGCTGGCTCAGGGGGAATATAACAGAAACTACCTGTTTCTTCACCCGGTGACCAATAAGAGGCTTATTCTGCGGATTAATTTTGGAAGTCAGATGCATCTGGAAGATCAGATTGAATATGAATTCAGGGCATTGGAGCTGCTAAAGAATTCGGGACGCACGCCAAGGCCCATGTTCGTGGATGGGTCTATGGAGAAGATTCCCTATGGAGTAATGGTAATGGAATATCTTCCAGGACATGCACTGGATTACAAAAAAGAACTGCTTTATGCGGCAGACTGCCTGGCGGATATACACGCCATCCCCGTTGCCAGGGACTTTCCGCTGGTGGCACCGGATCACCCTCTGAAAGCGATTTTGGAAGAATGCGAGGAGATGTTCCGGACATATGAGGAGTCTTCCCTTGGGGACGAAGGGAAGAAAAGAAAAATACGAAGGCTGCTGAACAGAGGCTGGGACAGGGCAGACATACTGCCAAAGCCGGCCTACCGATGTTGTATCAATACGGAATTGAATTCTACGAATTTCCTTATTAACGGAGAAGGTAATGGAAATTATCTGATTGACTGGGAAAAGCCGATTTATGGGGATCCGGCACAGGATCTTGGACATTTTCTTGCGCCCACCACAACCTTCTGGAAGACGGATGTGATTCTGGAAAGGGAACAGATGGAGCTGTTTTTAGATGCGTATATCAAAAAAACAGCAGGGCGCTTTGACATTGAGGATTTAAAAGAACGGACAAGGGCGTATCTTCCAATTACATGCCTGCGGGGTATCACCTGGTGTGCAATGGCCTGGGTGCAATATAAGCAGCCTGACAAACCTATAATCAATGAATCCACCGTCCAAAAGCTGGAGGCGTATTTAAGCCATGGATTTTTGGATAAAATAGCAGGATTTGTTGGCTGA
- a CDS encoding rhodanese-like domain-containing protein produces the protein MIKKFLAAVLMSAMTVSMIAGCSTKSVGEKKETTAAVSTAAETTAAAESTTTAESASVAENTGKEEYQFVSAGEAVKAAADGKTHVLDVREWTNYGAGRVANSEWCPIFPLEDESLADEMKAYADKNLKDGEKIYIICNSGQRGAQKSTTVLKEAGIDESLIYTVEGGAKALAKEKGALTTNRAEESIDWQYAKAADVLGKKDAQIVDVRDDDTYAGGHLENTLQVNLKDFESADAQNAMYELAAEKLNKEEPVYFLCYSGNKCAKTAISVLKDAGFEEKNLFIIENGAKDGDVQAAFVK, from the coding sequence ATGATAAAAAAATTTTTAGCAGCTGTTTTAATGTCAGCAATGACGGTATCCATGATTGCAGGATGCAGCACCAAAAGTGTGGGAGAGAAGAAAGAAACTACGGCAGCGGTGAGCACAGCAGCAGAAACCACGGCGGCGGCAGAAAGTACAACAACAGCGGAAAGCGCTTCAGTCGCGGAAAATACAGGGAAAGAAGAATACCAGTTTGTTTCGGCCGGGGAGGCGGTAAAAGCAGCGGCTGACGGAAAAACTCATGTTCTTGACGTAAGGGAATGGACAAACTATGGAGCAGGAAGGGTTGCCAATTCAGAATGGTGTCCTATCTTCCCGCTGGAAGACGAATCCCTGGCAGATGAAATGAAAGCATATGCTGATAAAAATTTAAAAGACGGTGAGAAAATCTATATTATCTGCAACAGCGGGCAAAGAGGTGCCCAGAAGTCAACAACCGTACTGAAGGAAGCCGGAATCGATGAAAGTCTGATCTATACGGTTGAGGGGGGAGCAAAGGCTCTGGCAAAAGAAAAAGGTGCGCTGACCACCAACCGTGCAGAAGAAAGCATCGACTGGCAGTATGCAAAGGCAGCAGACGTACTGGGCAAGAAGGATGCACAGATCGTGGATGTGCGTGATGACGATACTTATGCAGGGGGCCATTTAGAAAATACACTTCAGGTCAACTTAAAGGATTTTGAAAGTGCCGATGCACAGAATGCAATGTATGAACTGGCTGCTGAAAAGCTGAATAAAGAGGAACCGGTATATTTCTTATGCTACAGCGGAAATAAGTGTGCAAAAACAGCAATATCCGTGTTAAAGGATGCAGGCTTTGAGGAAAAAAATCTGTTTATTATTGAAAATGGTGCAAAAGATGGCGATGTTCAGGCCGCTTTTGTAAAATGA
- a CDS encoding ABC transporter substrate-binding protein, with protein sequence MKRRISAALLAVITALSMAACGNKERPKEEKKQASEIEEMSFGRMQEEAKGTAVTFYGWGGDERLNEWLDNAFAPAMKEKYDITMERVPMDIDQILSQLSGEIQAGEKDGSIDMIWINGENFRSARENNMLYGPFVDKLPNFQDYVDQESEDVTLDFAYPIEGFEAPYGKAQIVMIADTAVIPDMPKSAGALKDFVRKYPGKVTYPALPDFTGSAFVRNIIYEICGYEQFLDMKGDKETVKAAVEPAMAYLRELNPYLWNEGKTFPGSSTTLDNMFADGEVVLNMTYEAYGTAVKISDGAYTQTTRSFQFDKGTIGNTNFMAIAANSGNKAGAMVAINEMLSPEIQADRYDTLKVIPVLDNTRLTKEQKAAFDNVDLGKGTIPQDELLSKRLPEMPAELVPIIEEIWTEEVAGK encoded by the coding sequence ATGAAAAGAAGAATTTCGGCAGCGCTTCTGGCAGTTATAACAGCTCTTTCCATGGCAGCCTGCGGAAACAAGGAAAGACCAAAAGAAGAGAAAAAGCAGGCTTCAGAAATAGAAGAAATGTCCTTCGGCAGAATGCAGGAGGAAGCAAAGGGCACTGCCGTTACATTTTATGGCTGGGGCGGGGATGAGAGGCTGAATGAATGGCTTGACAATGCCTTCGCACCGGCAATGAAGGAAAAGTATGATATTACCATGGAACGTGTTCCAATGGATATTGATCAGATATTAAGCCAGTTGTCAGGAGAGATCCAGGCGGGCGAAAAGGATGGAAGCATTGACATGATCTGGATCAATGGAGAAAACTTCCGTTCTGCCAGAGAAAACAATATGCTCTATGGGCCTTTTGTGGATAAACTTCCTAACTTCCAGGACTATGTGGACCAGGAGTCCGAAGACGTAACCCTTGATTTTGCCTATCCCATTGAAGGCTTTGAAGCTCCTTATGGAAAAGCACAGATCGTGATGATAGCGGATACGGCGGTAATTCCAGACATGCCAAAAAGCGCCGGGGCTTTAAAGGATTTTGTCAGGAAGTATCCGGGGAAGGTGACGTATCCGGCCCTTCCCGATTTTACAGGAAGCGCGTTTGTCAGAAATATTATCTATGAGATCTGCGGATATGAACAGTTTTTGGATATGAAGGGGGATAAGGAAACGGTGAAAGCTGCCGTAGAACCTGCAATGGCATATTTAAGGGAACTGAATCCATACCTGTGGAATGAAGGAAAAACCTTCCCCGGTTCATCAACCACCCTGGACAATATGTTTGCAGACGGAGAGGTGGTTCTGAATATGACATATGAAGCTTATGGAACCGCCGTTAAAATATCAGATGGAGCCTATACCCAGACAACCCGGTCTTTCCAGTTTGACAAAGGCACCATCGGAAATACCAATTTTATGGCCATTGCAGCAAATTCCGGAAATAAGGCAGGAGCCATGGTGGCGATCAATGAAATGCTGTCACCGGAGATCCAGGCTGACCGTTATGATACATTAAAAGTCATTCCGGTTCTTGACAATACAAGGCTTACAAAGGAACAGAAGGCGGCATTTGATAACGTGGATCTTGGAAAGGGAACGATTCCCCAGGATGAGCTGTTGTCAAAACGTCTTCCGGAAATGCCTGCTGAGCTGGTTCCTATTATTGAAGAGATATGGACAGAAGAAGTGGCAGGAAAATAA
- a CDS encoding ABC transporter permease produces the protein MKEKLMPYLLLAPQILLTILFMIGLITGITQSLGVIPAFGLKEPTFYYYKEILSRPDMMKSVGYSLRIALLSSVLATAGGVFFCGVCVMGKKTQGTVMRIIQLPIIVPHVVAAIFIINIFSRNGILARAAYALGIIQEQQQFPMLIYDPHGIGIIMAYLWKEIPFIIYFVIALMANMNGRLGEAATNLGAGMWTVFWRVTLPLCRTTIISGFLIIFVFALGAYELPLLLGATVPKALAVLAYQEYIHPDLRNRPYAMALNGIIIVISLISAGIYFLMMRKNVKCLTDK, from the coding sequence ATGAAAGAAAAGCTGATGCCATATTTACTTTTGGCTCCCCAAATACTGCTTACCATTTTATTTATGATTGGATTAATAACTGGAATTACCCAAAGCTTAGGGGTAATTCCAGCTTTTGGGTTAAAGGAGCCAACTTTTTATTATTATAAGGAAATTTTATCGCGGCCGGATATGATGAAGTCGGTGGGATACAGTCTTAGGATTGCGCTGCTTTCCTCGGTTCTTGCAACGGCAGGCGGCGTATTTTTTTGCGGCGTATGCGTGATGGGAAAGAAAACTCAGGGAACGGTTATGCGGATTATCCAGCTTCCGATTATCGTGCCCCATGTGGTTGCGGCAATTTTTATTATCAATATTTTTTCCCGGAACGGTATCCTGGCCAGGGCTGCATATGCACTTGGCATAATACAGGAACAGCAGCAGTTTCCCATGCTCATCTACGATCCTCATGGGATCGGAATCATTATGGCGTATCTGTGGAAAGAAATTCCCTTTATTATTTATTTTGTCATCGCCCTGATGGCAAATATGAACGGAAGACTGGGAGAAGCGGCGACAAATCTGGGGGCTGGAATGTGGACGGTGTTCTGGAGGGTGACCCTCCCCCTGTGCAGAACTACAATTATAAGCGGCTTTTTGATTATTTTTGTATTCGCCCTTGGAGCGTATGAGCTCCCCCTGTTGCTTGGGGCCACGGTCCCCAAGGCATTGGCGGTCCTTGCATATCAGGAGTATATTCATCCGGATTTAAGAAACCGGCCTTATGCCATGGCTTTAAATGGAATAATTATTGTGATCTCCCTTATCAGTGCGGGGATCTATTTCTTAATGATGCGGAAAAATGTGAAATGTTTAACGGATAAATAA
- a CDS encoding ABC transporter permease: MKNKRKLIFTSIAQFLLLAAILVPAVSLFLWVFTERWAWPDLVPQVFSKRAILEAAGRKKELLQIVGSSVLISTVVAALSAVIGIMTARAILLYRFPGKELMYFFTILPFMVPATVFAMGIQVTFIKMGLNNRMTGVILAHLICSLPYAVRLIMDGTAAVGSSLEEQARVLGASPFQAFYKTTLPMLMPVILSAVSMSYIVSFSQYFLTLLIGGGKVQTFAVIMVPYLQSGNRNIACIYSALFLGVTLLVFGMFEGAAGHWIKNGGGEFYTSK; the protein is encoded by the coding sequence ATGAAAAATAAAAGAAAATTGATATTTACTAGCATTGCACAGTTCCTTTTGCTGGCTGCCATTCTTGTTCCGGCGGTCAGCCTGTTTCTATGGGTTTTCACGGAGCGGTGGGCATGGCCGGATCTGGTGCCTCAGGTGTTTTCCAAGAGAGCTATTTTAGAAGCAGCAGGAAGAAAAAAGGAGCTATTGCAAATCGTTGGTTCAAGCGTTCTGATTTCCACGGTTGTGGCGGCCTTATCTGCGGTGATCGGCATTATGACAGCGAGAGCCATTCTATTATACCGTTTCCCCGGTAAGGAACTGATGTATTTTTTCACCATCCTTCCATTTATGGTTCCTGCCACCGTGTTTGCAATGGGGATACAGGTCACGTTTATTAAAATGGGATTAAACAACAGGATGACAGGGGTTATCCTTGCTCATCTGATCTGTTCGCTCCCTTATGCGGTGCGCCTCATCATGGATGGGACGGCGGCTGTCGGAAGCAGTCTGGAAGAGCAGGCCAGAGTCCTGGGGGCATCTCCTTTTCAGGCTTTTTACAAAACGACCCTGCCAATGCTGATGCCTGTGATCCTTTCAGCGGTGAGTATGTCATATATTGTCTCCTTCAGCCAGTATTTTCTTACGCTGCTGATCGGAGGGGGGAAGGTACAGACCTTTGCCGTCATTATGGTGCCCTATTTGCAAAGCGGTAATAGAAACATTGCCTGTATTTACAGTGCCTTGTTTCTTGGCGTTACATTGCTGGTGTTTGGGATGTTTGAGGGGGCAGCCGGTCATTGGATAAAAAATGGCGGAGGAGAATTTTATACATCAAAATGA
- a CDS encoding ABC transporter ATP-binding protein → MSLTVENLKVVLQKKEILHGISLDIGEGEFISLLGASGCGKTTLLKSIGGLLEIEQGDIRIKNTSVVGIPPEKRGTVIVFQDLRLFPHMTVEQNIAFPMELQKVPKHVRKETVKKLLEDVQLSGFENRKIKEMSGGQMQRIALARALAANPGVLLLDEPFSGLDECLRLEMGNLVKKLHRERKITTILVTHEKREAMQMSDRIALMSQGQILQFDTPRDLFRHPASRAVAEYFGRVNYVKGRIENHRFYSSLFEMRTEMEDGEYEAMIRPFSVKLEREGANIISEITFMGELAEVKMEIPEGMIISQVMSHELERLGLEEGDRRGILIEEKGVTLFRRGA, encoded by the coding sequence ATGAGCCTTACGGTTGAAAATTTAAAAGTAGTACTGCAGAAGAAGGAGATTCTTCATGGGATCAGCCTGGATATAGGGGAAGGGGAATTCATTTCACTTCTCGGTGCGTCCGGGTGCGGGAAGACAACGCTTTTGAAAAGCATAGGGGGACTTCTTGAAATTGAACAGGGAGATATCCGGATTAAAAATACATCTGTTGTGGGAATCCCGCCCGAGAAGAGAGGAACGGTCATCGTATTTCAGGATTTAAGGCTGTTCCCCCACATGACTGTGGAGCAGAACATTGCATTTCCCATGGAGCTTCAAAAGGTGCCGAAACATGTCCGGAAGGAAACGGTGAAAAAGCTGCTGGAAGATGTCCAGCTTTCGGGTTTTGAAAACCGGAAAATAAAAGAAATGTCCGGGGGACAGATGCAGAGAATTGCTCTGGCAAGGGCTCTTGCCGCAAATCCGGGAGTGCTGCTTTTGGATGAACCGTTTTCGGGACTGGATGAGTGCTTAAGGCTGGAGATGGGGAATCTTGTGAAGAAGCTTCACCGGGAGCGGAAGATTACCACGATTCTTGTGACCCATGAAAAACGGGAAGCAATGCAGATGTCAGACAGGATTGCACTGATGAGCCAGGGGCAGATTTTACAGTTTGATACGCCAAGGGATCTGTTCCGGCATCCGGCATCAAGGGCGGTGGCGGAATATTTCGGCCGGGTAAACTATGTGAAAGGAAGAATTGAGAACCACAGGTTTTACAGCAGTCTGTTTGAGATGCGTACAGAGATGGAAGACGGGGAATATGAGGCAATGATAAGACCGTTCTCCGTAAAGCTTGAAAGAGAAGGAGCCAATATCATTTCCGAAATTACATTTATGGGAGAGTTGGCGGAAGTGAAGATGGAGATACCGGAGGGTATGATCATAAGCCAGGTCATGAGTCATGAGCTGGAGAGACTGGGACTGGAAGAAGGGGACCGGAGGGGGATATTGATAGAAGAAAAAGGAGTGACCTTGTTTCGGAGAGGCGCGTAA